CCTCCCACCGTCCCACCGGGTTCGCGAACGGGTTCTGGCCGATCAAAGTGGTGTCGGCGACGTGGACATTGAGGACCACCTTGCGACCCGGCACGGTGTCCACGACTTCTCCGGTGTCGGGGTCGGGGATGAGCAGGTCCAGGGCGAGGTCCTGCCTCGCGAGCTCGGCGGCGGCCTTCGATCGCCGCACATCCAGAGAACTGTCGTCACCGAGTCGGCCCAGGACTTCCGCGCGTCGGGCGACGGCGAGGTTCAGGTCGTGTCCGTCGGCAGCGTCGAGGAGGCCGTCGAGGTGGACCAGGCCGTGCTCGTCGACAGCGCTGATGTCGAAGTGCCGACCATCGGCAGCGGTCTGCCGGTCTGCTTCCGCGCGTTCGGGGTCGAACCGGATGACCGCTTCGGCGACCAGGCGTTCGAGTTGGGCCCAGCCGACGCCGGAGGCGTCCCAGAGCTGCCGGTCGACGTACGCGGCTGCCTCAGCCGAGAGGGGGTGGGTGAGGTCGGCGATCCGTTCGGCCCGCCACGGCGCCAACCGGCCCGAGGTGACGGCGTTGTAGACGTGGGGGAGTCGCCAGGCGCACTCGATCACCCGCCCGACATACGCCTTCCCGCCGTCCGGGGACCTGCCGAGGACCGCGACGAGTTCCATCAATCCGAACTCCGACACCAACGGTGCACCGGGCCCGGCGATCGGGATGCCGGTGTCGAGGTAGCCCTCGGTGATGGTCGCGACCCCCTCGGGGCCGGCGATCACGTGGTCGCTGGCCCATTCGACGATGCCGGACCACTCACGGACCAGGGAGGCTTCCCGGCCTTCGACCTCGGCGCGCAGCCCGGACAGCAGCGAGGCTGTCGAACGGGCGTCGGTGGCGAGATCCATGACTGGATTCTCCCACCTGCCCACGACACTTCACAGTGTCGCAAACCCGCCTGTGGACAGGCGAAACCCGATCCCGGGGGTGTGGAGAACCAACGTCACGATCGGTGACAGAAGTGCCTGACCAGCCGACCCGCGAACCGCAACCCGACCGCCGAACCCAGTCCCGTCCCCGCGTTCTCGTCGCTGCCTTTCGGAACGCAACCGCGCACCCGGCCGAAGCCCGAGCACAGCCCCAGGAAGACGACCGGGCAAAGAAGAACGACACCAGCCGATCCCGCCCACCGGACCGCAACCCGACCGACGGATCCAGCCCCGCGCCCGCCGTCCTCGTCGCTGCCTCTCCGAACCCAACCGGCCACGCACCCGCGGCCGGAAGACCCCCGCGACCCGGCCCCGGCCTCCGTCATCCAGCGAGCGGCCGTCACGGCGGTGCTCGCGGTCGCGGGTCCACCCCGGATCCGCCGGGTCGCCCCGAAGGCTCAGGTCGCCACCCGGTCCCGGGCGCCCTCCACGCCGGCGTGCTGGGCGCAGTTCGCGCAGCAGTAGATCGTCCCGGCCGCCTCGATGCCATGCCCCAGGATCCGGCAGTCGCAATGGGCGCAGACCGGGGCGATCAGGTGTGCGGCGCACTCGATGCTGTCGAAGGTGAGATGCGTGCCGTCCGCGGTCTCCACCGCGAACGTCTTGTCGTAGTCGTTCCCGCAGGTGCTGCAGGTTCCCATGGTTCCTCCTCGTCGGGTTGCGGTGCGGGCCTACGCCGTCGTCAGCGCGGGCCGATCGTCTGGGGGGCTGGCTTCCTGCCCCTCGGCGGCGTAGCGTCGTGGGCACCCAGGGGCTTCACGCGTCTCGCCATCCATGGTGTCTCCACCTTTGGTCGTACGACTCTCCAGGAAACCAGGCGATGCACGTGGCCGAGCGGCTGTCCGAATGCTCCATCACGTCCACAGGCGGGCCCGACGCCGCCACTCTCCTCGTCGAGGGCGATCTGGTCGTGACGACGACCGCCGTCCTGGAAGGAGCGGTCAACGTCTGCCTGCGCGGCCACCCGCGCAGGGTCGCGGTCGACCTGACCCGGGTGCGGTTCATGGACAGTGCGGGCATCACCGCCCTGTTGACCTGTCGGGGCCGGGCGGCCACCCAGCGCGCCCGGCTGGTCGTGACCCACCCCAGTCCTACTCTCGCCCGCGTGATGCGCCCCGAGATCCGTGCGCTGCTGACGGTCGATCCCGAAGCCGCGGTTGCGCCGCCGCCCGGGCCGCCGCCCGGGCCGCCGCCCGAGCCGCCGCCCGAGCCGACGGTGGGGCAGCGGAGGCTGCTCGCCTGCCTGTCCTGCGGGGCCACCACCGCGCATGTGCCCGGCCCCCGCACCCTCGGGGCGGACGGCGAGGTCATCGTCCAGTGGTGGAGCTGCACCGCCTGCGACGAGGGGAACACCCTCGTCGGGTGAGCCGTCCGGCGACCATACGACCATCCGTGGGCGGTACCCCGGCCACCGGGCGCTAGACCCAGCGCGAGAACCAGACCCGGTCCAGCCACTCGCTGTGCGTCAGCATCTGGTTGGTCCAGATCGGCCAGAACCAGGCGAAGTTCACCAGGGTGAGGACGACGAACGCCCCACTCACGATGACGCCCGCGGTACGCCGGGCTGAGGGTGCGCGCGAGGGCCCGATCAGCGCCCCGATGGCGAGGGTCAGGGCCAGCACGGTGAACGGCAGGATCGCGATCGCGTAGAAGAGGAAGATCGGCCGGTCGTCGTACATCATCCACGGCAGCCATGCGGACAGCGCGCCCACGACGGTCAGCCCGTAGCGCCAGTCGCGGGCGCCGATCCACATCACCACCGCGAACAGCAGCGCCACTACGCCGCCCCACCACAGCACGGGCGTGGGGAGGAGCAGCACCTGCTTGATGCAGTCGCTGCCGGCGGGCGCGTCGCAGCCCGGGGCGTCGGGCGAGATGTCGTTGGTGACCGCGACGCCGACCGGCCGGTTGATGAGCAGCCAGCTCGACGGCTTGGACTCGTAGAAGTGCGTGGAGCAGTTCAGGAAGTGGGTGTGGAAGGTGTAGACGTCCTGGTGGTAGTACCACAGCGAGCGCAGCGACTGCCACGCCTCACCCAGTCCGCTCGCGTCCTTCTCGGTCGCCGTCGGCCACTTCCTCGTCGTGTCGAGGTCGGTCGCGACGTAGGCGTCGTCGTCCTTCGCGCAGTGCCCCTGGCCGGTGTACTGCCGGTACTGCGTCGCGCTCAGGCTCTCCTCGTACTTGTCGGCGTGGGCCAGCCAGCCGCCCCAGGTGGCGATGTAGACGAGCAGCGCCACCACGACCAGGGACAGGAAGGCCGGGATGCCGTCGATGATCGCGCCCTTCACCAGCGCCCACCGGACGCCGAGCGAGCGGCGCGCGCCGGCGCTCCAGAGCCAGCACAGGACACCGAGCGCGGCGAGCGGGTAGAGCGCCGTCCACTTGGTGCCCACGGCCAGCCCGAAGCACCCGCCGGCCGCCAGCAGCCACGGACGGAACAGGACCAGCGGCCCCCATCCGGTCAATGCCACGCCGTCCGGCGTACGTCGGGCCCGCTTCGCCAGGCGCGCCCGGTGCCAGTCGCGGTCGGCCACCAGGCAGGACACGCCGCACAGCAGGAAGAGCGCCAAGAAGATGTCGAGCAGCGCCAGCCGGGAGAGCACGAAGTGCAGGCCGTCGAGCATGAGCAGGGCGCCGGCGATGCAGCCGAGCATCGTCGAGCCGGTCATCCGTCGCGCCAGGCGGCACATGACGAGCACCATCAGCGCGCCCGCGACGGCCGACGCGATCCGCCAGCCGAAGGGGTCCATCCCGAAGGCCTTCTCGCCGAGGGCGATCAGCCACTTGCCGACGTCGGGGTGCACGGCGAGCGACGGGTCTCCGGTCCACACCCCCTGGGTGTGGCCGGCGAGGATGTCGGCGTTGATGTCGGTCTTGGTGTTGCCGTCGGCGTCGCTCAGGTAGGTCTGGACGTAGCCGTTGTTGAGCAGTGACCAGGCGTCCTTGGCGTAGTACGTCTCGTCGAACGCGAAGCGGTGCGGGTTTCCGAGCCCGACCACGCGCAGCCCGAACGCCAGCAGCGTCAGCCCGATCGGCCCGAGCCAGCCGAGCAGCCGGTCGCGCCCCGAGAGCCGCCGGATCGGGCTGATCGCCCGCTCCACCGCCAGTGGCACCCGCCGGCCGAGCGCGGTGCGGGAGAGGCCGATGACGGTCACGGTGCCGAAGCCTACGTGCCGGTGATCGGGGTCAAGGGGCCTGCCACAGGGAGAGGGGGTCGTGTCGCGCGGCGACCTCGGAGAGATCCGGCGAGGCGTCACGACGGAATGCCAGGGACCACACACTCGTGTCGACGAGCAGCGACATCGGCGACCCGGTCAGTCGGCGAGGCCGAGCTTGCGGTCACGCGATCGCCGAGCCGCCTGGTGGTCGAACCCGGTGTCCCACTCGATGGTGCCGAAGAGGTCGACGATCGTGGCCCGTTCACGAACGGCGAGGTACTCCCGCAGCGCGATCGTGACCGCTTCCTTCTTGGTGCGCGCTCCGCTGGCTTCGAGGACGTCGATCAGCTGAGGGTCGAGGGCGAGATTCGTCGCCATGACACACCTCCTCACACATCGGTCTACACACGTTGCTACCCACATCGGGGAGGGGAGGGTGCGGGCTCGGGAGGGGGCGGCGCCGTGCGAGGATCGGGACGTGAGTGGAGTCCTGGTGCTGGCGGGTACGCCGATCGGCCAGGTCGGCGACGCGCCGCCGCGGCTCGCGGCCGAGCTGGCCACGGCCGACGTCGTCGCGGCCGAGGACACCCGCCGCCTGCGCCGCCTCGTGGCCGACCTCGGCATCGAGCTGGGCGGGCGGGTGGTGTCCTACTTCGAGGGCAACGAGGCCGCGCGCACGCCGTCCCTCGTCGAGGCGCTCGTCGCCGGCGAGCGGGTGGTGCTGGTGACCGACGCGGGGATGCCCAGCGTGTCCGACCCGGGCTACCGGCTCGTCGCCGCGGCCGTCGAGGCCGACATCCGGGTCACCGCCGTCCCCGGCCCGTCCGCGGTGCTGACCGCGCTCGCCGTGTCCGGGCTGCCGGTCGACCGGTTCTGCTTCGAGGGCTTCCTGCCGCGCAAGGCGGGGGAGCGCGGGCGCCGGCTCGCCGACCTGGCCGGGGAGCAGCGCACGATGGTCTTCTTCGAGGCGCCGCACCGCACCGCGGCCGCGCTCGCGGCGATGCGCGACGCGTTCGGCCCCGAGCGCGCCGCCGTGGTGTGCCGTGAGCTGACCAAGACCCACGAGGAGGTACGCCGTGACGGGCTCGCCGCCCTCGTCGACTGGGCCGCCCAGGGGGTCCGCGGCGAGGTGACGATCGTCGTCGCGGGCGCCGTCCCCGGAGCGGCGGTGGCGACCGACCCCGACAGCCTGCGCGCCGCGGTCGCGGAGCTCGAGGAGTCCGGCATGCGACGCAAGGAGGCGATCGCGGTGGTGGCCGGGCAGGCTGGACTCCCCAAACGCGACGTCTACCAGGTGGTGCACATCGATGGCTGAGCCGACGGCACGGATCACGACGGTCGAGCGGGACGGACTGGTCTTCGACGTCCTCGACGCCGGCCCGATCGACGGCGAGCCGATCCTGCTCCTGCACGGGTTCCCCGAGCGGGCGACGTCCTGGCGTCTGGTGGCTCCGCAGCTCCACGCCGCGGGCTATCGGACCATCGCGATGGACCAGCGTGGCTACGCGCCCCGGGCCCGACCGCCACGGCGTCGCGACTACCGGGTCTCACTGCTCGCGCAGGACGCGGTCGCCGTGATCGACGCCGTCGCCGGGCCGGGCGGTGCCGTCCACGTCGTCGGCCACGACTGGGGTGCGATCGTCGCCTGGGCCCTCGCCCAGCACCACGCCGACCGGGTCCGCACCCTCACCGCCGTCTCGGTGCCCCACCCGGGCGCCTTCGTGTCCTCGCTCGTGCGCTCGGGCCAGCTGCTGAAGTCCTGGTACATGCTGGCCTTCCAGCTCCCGGTCCTGCCCGAGACGCTGCTCGGGCGGGTCCGCTCGGCGTCCGACCGGCAGCTCAGGCACGCCGGCATGACCCGAGCCGACGTGGACCGGGTGCGCACCGAGATCGTCGAGTCCGGGGCGCTGCCGCACGCGCTGGGGTGGTACCGCGCCCTGCCGTTCAACGACCCGCGCGACATGCGCGCCCGGGTCACCGTGCCGACGACCCTGGTCTGGAGCGACCAGGACGTGGCACTGGCCCGCTGGGGTGCGGAGCACACCGTCCGCTGGGTCGACGCGCCCTACCGCTTCGTCGAGCTCAACGGCGTCTCCCACTGGATCCCCACCCAGGCCCCCGACGCGCTGGTCGAGGCCGTCCTCGACCGCGTGGGCACCCCGGCGTCGTGAGCACCGACGAGCGCCCGCCCGTCCCGGAGCCCCTGCCGCACCCCGTCGTCGACAACCACTGTCACCTCGACATCGGTCGCGGGGGCGAGGCATGGGACACCCGGGAGGCGATCGATGCGGCCGCCGCGGTCGGCGTACCCCGGATCGTGCAGATCGGCTGCGACCTCCCCGGTGCCCGGTGGGCGGTGGCCGCCGCCGCGGAGCACCCTGAGCTCGTCGCCGGCGTCGCCCTGCATCCCAACGAGGCGCCGCGGATCCTCGAGCGCGACGGTCGCGCGGCGCTGGAGGCGGCGTGGGAGGAGATCGAGCGGCTCGCCGGAGCCCATGACCGGGTGCGGGCGGTGGGGGAGACCGGCCTCGACGCCTTCCGCACCGGCGCCGAGGGCCGCGCCGTGCAGGCGGAGTCGTTCCGGCGCCACATCGACATCGCCAAGCGGCTCGACAAGACCCTCGTCATCCACGACCGGGAGACCCACGACGAGGTGCTCGAGGTGATCGACGGCGAGGGCGCTCCGGACCGGTGGGTGATGCACTGCTTCTCCGGCGACGCGGACTTCGCCCGGGCCTGCCTCGACCGGGGGGCCTACCTCTCCTTCGCCGGGACGGTCACCTTCAAGAACGCCGCGCCGCTGCGCGAGGCGCTGCGGATCGTGCCCCGCGACCGGGTGCTGGTCGAGACCGACGCGCCCTATCTCACCCCGTCGCCCTTCCGCGGCCGCACCAACGCGTCGTACCTCGTCCCGCTGACGGTGCGCGCGATGGCCGCCGAGCGCGGGGACGACGTGACGGAGCTGTGTGCCGCCATCGACGCCACCACCGAGACCGCCTTCGGAGGCTCCTGGGGAGTGTGACAGGTGGGGCGGATGGGGCGCGGCGGCGTGAAACAGGTCACCCGACGGCGCGCTGAGGGCCCTCGCCAAGTTGCCATCGACGGTCGTGCCCTGCTCTCGTGGATGGCTGACGGCCGGGATCGGAGGCAGTTCTCCGGCCAGCTCACGCAGGGTCCGACACCCGCCGCGGCACGCGGCCGGGGGTCGGTCGGGCTGGTCGACCGAGGCCCGGGCAGTACGACGTTCGGAGAATCGTGCGACTTGCGCACCCCCAGCTCGCCCGGCTGACCCACGGCCGGAACCTCAAGGCCTCCCTCCTCAGGCTCGCCCACAGCCGCAAGGCCCTCGCCGGAACGGTCGTCGCGGTCCTCGTCACCGTCGCCGCGGTCACCTGGGGCTACTCCACGATGACCACCGACGTGCGGCTCTCCGTCGACGGCGAGGAGCGTGCGGTCACCACGATGGGCGCCACCGTCGGCGACGTCCTTCGTGAGGAGGGCATCGAGGTGTCCGAGCGCGACATCGTCGAGCCCGGACCCGACGAGCGGATCGAGGCGGGCGACCGGATCGCCGTGCTGTTCAGCCGCCCGGTCGAGCTGACCGTCGACGGCGCGACCAGCACGCACTGGGTGACCGCCACCGACGTCGAGGGAGCTCTCGCCGAGATCGGCACCCCCTACGCCGACGGCCGGCTCTCCACCAGCCGCTCCGCCGACATCGACCGCGGCGGCGCGGAGATCGAGGTCGTCACGCCCAAGGAGCTCACGTTCGTCCTCGCCGGTGCGAAGCCGGTCACCCAGCAGCTGCCCGCGCTCACGGTCGAGGACGCGCTGGCCCAGGTCGGCGTCCAGCTCGACGAGCACGACAAGGTGCGCCCGGCGCGGGGGACCGCGCTCGCGGCCGGCGACCGGATCGTCTTCACCGACATCGAGAAGCGCGAGCGCAGCGTGACCGGCGAGCGGGTCGCCGCGCCCGTCGAGAAGGTCTCCGACGACGCGCTCTACGAGGGCCAGACCGAGGTCGAGACCCCCGGGGTCGACGGTGCCCGCGACGTCACCTACCGGGTGACCGTACGCAACGGCACCGTCGTGCGCCGCGTCGTCCTGACCGCGACGGTGACCCGCGAGCCGACTCCCGAGGTCGTCAAGGTCGGCACCAAGCCGGTGATCGAGTCCGGCAACACCGTGTGGGACCGCCTCGCCCAGTGCGAGTCCGGTGGCAACTGGCGGATCAACACCGGCAACGGCTACTACGGCGGCCTCCAGTTCAGCCTCGGCACCTGGCGTGCCAACGGCGGCACCGGCTACCCCCATCAGGCCTCCCGCGAGACCCAGATCGCCATCGCCACGCGGCTGCGCGACCGGTCCGGCGGGTACGGCGCATGGCCCGGCTGTGCCGCCAAGCTCGGTCTGCCCCGCTGACCGGGAGCGGAGCCGATAGCCTGGGCCCCATGCCTGAAACCTCCGCTCCGCGGCTGCTCGGCCCGGCGGAGGTTCGGGAGCTGGCGGCGCGGCTCGGACTGCGCCCGACCAAGCAGCGCGGCCAGAACTTCGTCATCGACGCCAACACGGTGCGCCGCATCGTGCGCGAGTCCGGCGTCGCCGCGGACGAGGTCGTGGTCGAGGTCGGCCCGGGGCTGGGGTCGCTGACGCTGGCGCTGCTCGAGGCCGGCGCCGAGGTGACCGCGATCGAGGTGGACCCGCTGTTGGCCGGGGAGCTGCCCGCCACCATCGGCGCCTTCGCGCCCGGCCAGGCCGAGCGGTTCCGGGTCGTGCTCGCCGATGCCCTGAGCGTGACCGAGCTGCCCGGTCCGCCACCGCGGGCCCTGGTGGCCAACCTGCCCTACAACGTCTCCGTGCCGGTCCTGCTGCATCTGCTGGCCCTGCTGCCGTCGCTGGAGCACGGCCTGGTGATGGTGCAGGCCGAGGTCGCCGACCGGCTGGCGGCGGCACCGGGATCGAAGACCTATGGCATCCCCTCGGCGAAGGCGGCCTGGTTCGCCGACGTACGCCGGGCGGGCGCGATCGGGCGCAACGTCTTCTGGCCGGCCCCCAACGTCGACTCGGGCCTGGTCGCCTGGACCCGGCGCGAGCCGCCGACCGACCGGGTGGCGCGGGAGCAGGTGTTCGCGGTGATCGACGCCGCGTTCGCCCAGCGGCGCAAGGCGCTGCGCGGCGCGCTGCGCGCGATCGCCGGTGGCGCCGAGAAGGCGGAGGCCGCCCTGCGGACGGCGGGGATCGACCCGCTGACCCGCGGCGAGGCGCTCGGCATCGACGAGTTCGTGGCGATCACGGTCGCCCTCCAGGAGAGTCCCGACGCAGGGGAGAGTGCATGACGCAGGTGACGGTGCGGGCCCCCGCGAAGATCAACCTCCACCTCGGAGTCGGCGGGCTGCGGCCGGACGGCAAGCACGTCCTCGCGACGGTCTACCAGGCCGTCGGGCTGTACGACGACGTCACCGTCGCCGAGGCCGACGACTGGTCGGTCGCGATGACCGAGCCGATCGACGGCGTCCCCCTCGACGACACCAATATCGCCGTCCGCGCCGGCTGGGCGCTGACCGCCCACCACGGCATCGACCGGGCCGCCCGGATCACCATCGCCAAGGGGATCCCGGTCATGGGCGGCATGGCCGGCGGATCCGCCGACGCGGCCGCCACCCTGCTGGCGCTGGACCGGCTCTGGGACCTGCAGACCTCCGACGACGACCTGCTCCGGATCGCCGGCACGCTCGGCAGCGACGTACCGTTCGCGCTGCTCGGTGGCACCGCCCTCGGCACCGGCCACGGCGAGGTCGTCAGCCCCGTCGCCGACGCCAGCTCGGTGTGGTGGGTCGTGGTGCTCTCCGACGAGGGCCTCTCCACGCCCGCGGTCTACGGTCACTTCGACGAGCTGTCACCCGACGCTCCCGCCGCGCCGCCGATCCCGGACGACCTGATCGCCGCGCTCGGCACCGGCTACACCGACGAGATCGGCGACCTGCTCGCCAACGACCTGTGGCCCGCCGCCCGGGACCTGCGTCCCGACCTGGTCGATGTCGAGGTGCGGCTGCGCAGCATGGCGCCCGACGGCGTCCTCCTCTCCGGTTCCGGGCCGACCCTCCTCGTCCTGCACGAGGACGTCGAGGAGGCGCGGACCACCGTCGCGGAGCTGACCGAGCAGGGCCTGCGCTGCACGCTCGCCCCCGGCCCCGTCGCCGGTGCCCACGTGGTGACCTATGCCTGAGCCGCGCAGCCTGCTCAACCTGGAGCGGGTCTCGAAGTCGTACGGCGTCCGCCCGCTGCTCGCCGACGTCTCGCTCGGCGTCGGGGAGGGCGAGCGGATCGGCATCGTGGGCCGCAACGGCGACGGCAAGACGACGCTGCTGCGCATCATGACGGGCACCGAGGAGCCCGACGAGGGACGCGTCTCGCGCCAGCGGGGGCTCCTGGTCGGCGTGCTGTCCCAGCACGACGACTTCGACGACAGCCACACCGTGCGCGAGGTCGTGCTCCAGGGCAAGGCCGACCACGAGTGGGCGGCCGACGCGCGGCTGCGCGAGATCGTGGACGTGCTGCTGGCGGGCGTGGATCTCGACCGCGCCGTGCACGGCCTCTCCGGCGGCGAGCGCCGCCGATGCGCCCTGGCCGGCCTGCTGCTGGGCGACCACGACCTGGTCGTGCTCGACGAGCCGACCAACCACCTCGACGTCGAGGCGGTCGCCTGGCTGGCCGCCCACCTCGCCGCGCGGCCCTCCGCGCTGGTCGTCGTCACCCACGACCGCTGGTTCCTCGATGCCGTGTGCCAGCAGACCTGGGAGGTCCACGACGGCGTCGTCGACACCTACGAGGGCGGGTACGCCGCCTTCGTACTCGCCAAGGCGGAGCGCCAGCGCCAGGCCGCCGCCTCCGAGCAGCGCCGGCAGAACCTGGTCCGCAAGGAGCTCGCCTGGCTGCGGCGCGGCGCCCCAGCGCGTACCTCGAAGCCCAAGTTCCGCATCGACGCCGCCAACGCGCTCATCGAGGACGTGCCGCCACCACGCGACCGCCTCGAGTTGCAGCGGTTCGCCGCCCAGCGGCTGGGCAAGGACGTCATCGACGTCGAGGACGTCGACTTCGCGCGGGGCACCCGTCAGCTGCTCTCCCACGCCACCTGGCGCCTCGGGCCCGGGGACCGGGTCGGCCTGGTCGGCGTCAACGGCGCCGGCAAGACCTCGGTGCTCTCCCTGCTCTCCGGCGAGGCGGCCCCCCGTGTCGGCAAGGTGCGCCACGGCCGTACCGTCGCCCTCCAGCACCTCACCCAGGACGTCGAGGTCGACGACCCGGAGGCCCGGGTGCTGGCCACCGTCGAGTCGATCCGGCGCGTCACGAAGACCGCCGACGGCGAGATCAGCGCCACCTCGATGCTCGAGCGCTTCGGGTTCACCGGCGACAAGCTGACCGCCCGGATCGGTGACCTCTCCGGTGGCGAGCGGCGCCGGTTCCAGTTGCTCCGGCTGCTGCTGACCGAGCCCAACGTGCTGCTCCTCGACGAGCCGACCAACGACCTCGACATCGAGACCCTCAACGTCCTCGAGGACTTCCTCGACGGCTGGCCCGGCACCCTCGTCGTCGTCTCCCACGACAGGTACTTCCTGGAGCGGGTCACCGATTCGGTCTGGGCCCTGCTCGGCGACGGGCAGGTCTCGATGCTGCCTCGCGGCGTCGACGAGTACCTGGAGCGGAGGGCGGCGGCGATGCATCTCGACGTCGCCGCGCCGACCCCTCCCGCCGCGCCTGCCACGTCCGTGTCGTCGGGTGCCGGCGGAGGAGTGACTCCGCCGAAGGCCAAGGCCGGCTCCGCGGAGGAGCGGGCCGCGCGGAAGACCGTCGCCCGTCTCGACAAGGTCCTCGAGCGACTCGCCGCCCGCGAGGCGGAGCTGACCGCCGACCTCGCGGCCCACGCGACCGACCCCGAGCGGCTGACCGCGATCGGCACCGAGCTCGCCGCCCTGCAGGAGGAGAAGGATGCCGCCGAGCTGGAGTGGCTCGAGGCCGCCGAGGTACTGGGCTAGTCACGCGCGCCGGCCCGCGGTTCGACCGATCGCTTCTGGGAAGGTTGCGAGCATGACCCGATCCAGCATGCTGCACGGCGTCCGTCCGCGCGCGGGGCGCCGCGCGGCGCTCATGGTGGCGACCGGCCTCGTCGTCGCTCTCGTCCTCTCACTCGGCCCGCTGTCGCTGGGCCGGGCCGGCGCGGCGTCGGCCGCCGGCGGGTGGAAGAGCGTCAACGTCGCCCGCAGCACCCTCTTCTCGACCAACTTCTGGAGCTACGACGTCAACGCCAAGGGCGCCGGTGCGGCGGCCTGGGTCGACGGCAACGGGGAGCAGCGCCGGGTCCGGGTGGCGCGCCGGGCGCCCAACGGCGCGTGGGGCCGACCGCACACGCTCAGCGGCACCTTCTCCTGGAAGGGACTGCGCAACTACGCCGGCACCAACGACATCGCGATCGACGACCGGGGCAGGGTCACCGTCGTGTGGACCCAGTCGAAGGGGAAGAGCGTCGTGGTCCGGACCGTCTCGAGCAAGGGGAAGCGCGGCTGGTCCAAGCCGAGGACCCTGTCCGCCAAGGGTGATCGCACCGGCTTCCCCCGGATCGCGGTCTCCGGCAACGGGTACGCCGTCGTCCACTGGGCCGGCCACTTCGACGTCAAGGTCACCGACTTCACCCTCCACGCGGCGTACCGGGCCCCCGGCGGCGGGTG
This region of Nocardioides sp. L-11A genomic DNA includes:
- a CDS encoding 4-(cytidine 5'-diphospho)-2-C-methyl-D-erythritol kinase, which gives rise to MTQVTVRAPAKINLHLGVGGLRPDGKHVLATVYQAVGLYDDVTVAEADDWSVAMTEPIDGVPLDDTNIAVRAGWALTAHHGIDRAARITIAKGIPVMGGMAGGSADAAATLLALDRLWDLQTSDDDLLRIAGTLGSDVPFALLGGTALGTGHGEVVSPVADASSVWWVVVLSDEGLSTPAVYGHFDELSPDAPAAPPIPDDLIAALGTGYTDEIGDLLANDLWPAARDLRPDLVDVEVRLRSMAPDGVLLSGSGPTLLVLHEDVEEARTTVAELTEQGLRCTLAPGPVAGAHVVTYA
- a CDS encoding ABC-F family ATP-binding cassette domain-containing protein codes for the protein MPEPRSLLNLERVSKSYGVRPLLADVSLGVGEGERIGIVGRNGDGKTTLLRIMTGTEEPDEGRVSRQRGLLVGVLSQHDDFDDSHTVREVVLQGKADHEWAADARLREIVDVLLAGVDLDRAVHGLSGGERRRCALAGLLLGDHDLVVLDEPTNHLDVEAVAWLAAHLAARPSALVVVTHDRWFLDAVCQQTWEVHDGVVDTYEGGYAAFVLAKAERQRQAAASEQRRQNLVRKELAWLRRGAPARTSKPKFRIDAANALIEDVPPPRDRLELQRFAAQRLGKDVIDVEDVDFARGTRQLLSHATWRLGPGDRVGLVGVNGAGKTSVLSLLSGEAAPRVGKVRHGRTVALQHLTQDVEVDDPEARVLATVESIRRVTKTADGEISATSMLERFGFTGDKLTARIGDLSGGERRRFQLLRLLLTEPNVLLLDEPTNDLDIETLNVLEDFLDGWPGTLVVVSHDRYFLERVTDSVWALLGDGQVSMLPRGVDEYLERRAAAMHLDVAAPTPPAAPATSVSSGAGGGVTPPKAKAGSAEERAARKTVARLDKVLERLAAREAELTADLAAHATDPERLTAIGTELAALQEEKDAAELEWLEAAEVLG
- the rsmA gene encoding 16S rRNA (adenine(1518)-N(6)/adenine(1519)-N(6))-dimethyltransferase RsmA; amino-acid sequence: MPETSAPRLLGPAEVRELAARLGLRPTKQRGQNFVIDANTVRRIVRESGVAADEVVVEVGPGLGSLTLALLEAGAEVTAIEVDPLLAGELPATIGAFAPGQAERFRVVLADALSVTELPGPPPRALVANLPYNVSVPVLLHLLALLPSLEHGLVMVQAEVADRLAAAPGSKTYGIPSAKAAWFADVRRAGAIGRNVFWPAPNVDSGLVAWTRREPPTDRVAREQVFAVIDAAFAQRRKALRGALRAIAGGAEKAEAALRTAGIDPLTRGEALGIDEFVAITVALQESPDAGESA